The following is a genomic window from Butyricimonas faecihominis.
AGGCTGCATGTACGGGCTAACTTTCTCGTTTACATCCCCCGGCAAATACCCCAAATCCTTGTTTGACAAGGCCACGATCGGACGTGCAAGGTAAATTTGCTCGAATGCTTTGTTTTGTTGCAAAGCTGCCGCCAAAGCCAATAACGTCTTTCCCGTACCGGCCTTACCGCTCAATGCTACCAACGAGATATTCGGATTCATCAAGGCATCCAGAGCAAACGCCTGCTCCGAGTTCTTCGGGTAAATACCGAAAGTATTTAGTTTCTCCACTTTTCGCACCACTTTCCGGACGGGATCATAACAAGCCAATACCGAATTACTACCATTCTTCAATATATAGTAATTATTTCCTTTAATTTCTTCCTTCGGAAAAAACGTCTCTACCGGAACTCCTGCCTCCCCGCTTTCGTAAAGCTTTGCGATCAACTCTTGAGAGAAATCCTCTTTTGTTTCTATACACTTGTTTAACGACATTTCCAAGTCCTTCACCTGATCGGTCTTGTAGTCCTCTGCCAAAATTCCCAGAGACCTCGCTTTCATCCTCAAATTCATATCTTTCGACACCAAAACGACCTTTTCTCCTTCTCTCTTCTCTGTTACATATTCGGCAATTGCCAATATCCGATGATCGGGTATATCCTCGCTAAAAGAATCATTCATTTTGGGAGAGAAAGGCACTCCCGTCTGGATAAACAAACGCCCTCTCCCCTTACCTAACGGCGCTCCTTTTTGAAAAAAATCTGATCCGGAAATCTGATCCAGTTCCCGGACAAACTCACGGGCATGGTAATTAATCTGGTCATTCCCGCGTTTAAACTTATCTAATTCCTCCAATACCGTGATTGGAATAACAATATCATTATCCTCGAAATTGTAGATGGATCTGTAATCGTGTAAAATCACATTCGTATCTAATACAAATGTTTTCTTATTTTTAGTTTTAGCCATAATGTAATTTTTTAAAACAATGACAAGTTACAAAATATAATAACAAAAAAAGCGGCACATGCCGCTTTTTTTAATGTATGAACCGGAATATCCTGTTCCAACGTATCTTACCCAAGAAAGATTTATCTTTATCCAGAGAAAGCCAGATAAAATAAGCTTTCCCGACAATATGATCTTCAGGAACAAATCCCCAGTAACGGGAGTCAGCCGAATTGTGACGGTTATCCCCCATCATCCAGTAATAATCCATCTTGAAAGTATATTTATCTGCCGGGGCGCCGTTAATATATATAACGGAATCCTTGACCTCCAGTTTATTCTCCTCGTATGCCCCGATAATACGGTCATAAAGCGGTAAATTCTCCAACGTCAGGTCAATAGTTTCCCCTTTCTTCGGGATCGGTAACGGTCCAAAATTATCACGGGTCCACGGGTAATTCGGGCTATACGGGAATATTTGTCCATCATCCTCTTGATGATTCACGGATAAAACATTCGGCATTTTCTTGATCTTCTCTACCATTTCAACCGTCAGAGGCAACACGTAATGATTATTCCCCATATACCCCCCATTAATATCTTCCATGGAAATCCCCATCTCTTGCAACTTTACCTTATTAAAGGGAGAATTCACGATAATATCATAATTATATTGCATCTTATCTTTATCCTCCAACTTCTTCCCGTTCACGTAAAGTACAGCATCCTTCATTTCCAGAACATCCCCCGGAATCCCGACACACCGCTTGATGTAATTCTCCCGCTTATCTACCGGGCGAGCAATAATCTCGTTCTCCCGCCAAATCTGTTTACGAGCGATAGACCAAGCCTCCTCCGGGGTTACACTCAACCCCTTCTCTTGTGCCACGTACCGAATAGCAGCCTCCTGTCCCCTGATTTGCGAATAGTAATCCGGGTTTTCCCTTCCGACTACTACCGTATCCCCCGCCGGAAAGTTAAACACGACAATATCTTCACGTTTAATCTCTCCCAACCCGGCAATCCGTTTGTAAGGCCATTGAATCAAGTCTGAATAAGCTTTCGTTGACTGGGTGAAAGGCAAGGTATGATGAGTAAATGGTACTGACAACGGGGTATTAGGTAATTTCGGTCCGTAAGCCACCTTACTCACGAAAAGATAATCCCCGACCAGCATAGACTTCTCCATGGAGGAAGTCGGGATCGTGTACGCCTCGAAAAAAAACATACGAATCAACGTAGCCGCGATAATAGCGAAGATCAAAGCATCGATCCACTCCACCGTCTTGGTCTGTTTTTCCACTCCTTTCTTCTTCCAGAAAGCCCAATGCACCTTCTTCGTGATATAAATATCAAACAGAACAGGCACACCTAATAACAACCACCAGCTCCCGATCCATAATGTCCACAGCAGGTACACGAAAAGAACGCACCCTAATTTAAACCATTTATTTGTCAATATCCTACTCATATATTTTTTGATTTATGATTTTAGATTTTAGATTTAAACCGCACAAGACCAACGTTTTAACTACCCCCTCTAACTCCCCCTTACACAGGGGGAGGATACCGCCACACTGTTACATCGTAGTGCCTTCTTGCGTCCGTCTCTCCCCTTGTGTAAGGGGGAGCCGGAGGGGGTAGTCCTTTCATTCTAAATTCTAAATTTTAAATTCTAAACTACTTTAAACTCTAAATTTTCAACAAGTCTTCCATTCCAAAAACACCTTTTTTCCCCATCAGGAATTCAGCTGCCATCACGGCTCCCTGGGCAAAGCCATCCCGGGAATAAGCGGAATGGTATATCTGAATTTCGTCCACGTTCGATTTATAAGTTACCGTATGGATTCCCGGAACTTCTCCTTCTCTTTTGGCTTTTATGGGCAACTCTCCCGCACCAACCGCCCCTTCATCCAGTACCCAAGACGAGTATTCCGGATGCTCTTTCAAAATATCTTTTACCAAAGTAATAGCTGTTCCACTGGGAGCATCCAGCTTGTGAATGTGATGGGTTTCCTCGATAGAAACTTTATAATCGGAAAATCGAGCCATGGTCTGAGCCAACCAGCGATTCAAATGAAAAAATATATTCACCCCGATACTATAATTGGACGCGTAAAAGAATGCTCCCCCCAATTGCTCGCGTGACATCATCACTTCGCTCCATCTTTCCAGCCATCCCGTCGTACCGGATACCACCGGAACATGATTACGGAAACACCAATTGTAATTATCGACTGCCACGATCGGGGTTGTAAATTCAATCGCAACATCAGCCTGTTTCAATTGATCATCCGTACACGCTGCCCGGTTATTCTCATCCACGATCAACACGACTTCATGCCCGCGATTACGAGCCACACGCTCTATCGTTTTCCCCATTTTCCCGTATCCAAGTAATGCAATCTTCATTATATTGAATTAAAAATAATGTACCACTATTTTACAAAGGTAATATTTAAAAATAAAAAAAGGCCACCCGCGGGCAGCCTTTTCTGATATTTTATAATTACTAAGCTAACTCTTTCACTTTCGCAACGATTGCTTTGAAAGCTTCCGGTTGATTCATAGCCAGATCAGCCAGAACTTTACGGTTCATGTTTACCTCGGCTTTATGAACTAAGCCCATAAACTTAGAGTAAGACAAACCTTCCATTCTAACTGCGGCGTTAATTCTCTGAATCCACAACGCTCTAAATTCTGATTTTTTCTTCTTTCTGTCACGGTACGCGTACGTTAAGCCTTTTTCATACGTGTTTTTGGCAACCGTCCAGACATTTTTTCTTGCACCAAAGTTACCTCTGGTTTGACTTAAAACCTTTTTTCTACGTGCTCTTGAAGCAACGGCATTTTTAGCTCTTGGCATAATCTTTTGTTTTTTGAATGTTAGCGTCCCTCAAGGAACTTAACTAGCGTAACATCCTGGTTAATTACTGTTTTTTTAATTTCTTAGATACAAAGCATTTTTCTCACTGTTGCGTCGTTAGCCACGTCAACGATAGCTGTATGAGTCAAATTTCTTTTTCTCTTGGTTGCTTTTTTGGTCAAAATATGACTTTTAAAAGCATGTTTTCTCTTGATCTTCCCGGTCGCAGTCAAAGTAAATCTTTTCTTTGCACTGCTCACACTCTTCATCTTTGGCATTTGTTCTAATTTTAATTTGTTTCAGAATATATGTAATTATAAAATATCCAGTATCAATTTTAGATTTAATGATTTCAGATTTCAGATTGAAAAATCCAATGATGGAATGATTTTAGATTCACAGATCTATTCATTCTAAATTCTAAACTTTAAATTCTAAACTTCCACTATTTCTTAGGAGCAATCACCACGATCATTTTCTTTCCCTCAAGCATGGGAGCGGATTCCAGTTTCCCGTAATCTTCCAACGCATTGACAAAGCGTTCCAACAAGTCAGCCCCTTGGTCTTTAAACAGAATCGAACGCCCTTTGAAGAACACGTAGGCTCTCACCTTCGCCCCCTCTTGCAGGAACCCGATCGCGTGTTTCAACTTGAAATTGAAATCATGATCATCTGTTTGAGGCCCAAAACGGATCTCCTTTACAACGACCTTCACGCTCTTGGCTTTAATCTCTTTCTGCTTTTTCTTCAACTGATACAGGAACTTGCTGTAATCAATGATCCTGCATACAGGTGGATCGGCATTGGGGGATATCTCTACCAGATCAGCTCCGGCAGCTTCAGCCATGGCTAAAGCCTCTTTTAAAGGATAAACACCCGCTTCTACATTTTCACCAACGACTCTCACAGAAGCAGCCCGAATTTGCTCGTTCACTCTGTGCTGTGGCTTGTCATTTTGACCTCTGCCCCTAATTTCCATTGTTCTTGCTATAATTAATCCTCCTTTTATTATTATTCATTGTAGATAGAGTTCAACTGAGCTTCTACCTCTTTATTTATCATTTCCGCAAATTCTTCCGTTGTCATGGATCCTTTGTCTCCCTCTCCTTGACGACGAACAGAAACTTTATTTTCGTTCATTTCCTGCTCTCCGACAATCAACATATAAGGAATCTTTTTCAACTCGTTATCACGTATCTTACGACCAATCTTTTCGTTACGATCGTCTAAAACGGTGCGAATGTCGGAATTATTTAAGAAATTTACAACTTTTTGAGCATAATCGTTGTATTTTTCACTGATCGGGAGTACCACGACCTGATCCGGAGTCAACCACAAAGGGAATTTTCCACCCGTATGTTCGATCAACACGGCCACGAAACGCTCCATACTTCCGAACGGTGCCCGGTGAATCATTACCGGACGATGTTTCTGGTTATCAGCACCCGTGTATTCCAACTCGAAACGTTCCGGCAAGTTATAATCCACTTGGATCGTTCCTAACTGCCACTTCCGCCCGATGGCATCCTTCACCATGAAATCCAGTTTCGGACCGTAGAAAGCGGCCTCACCCAACTCTACCGTTGTTTTCAAACCTTTCTCGGCTGCCGCCTCGATAATGGCACTCTCGGCTTTCTCCCAGTTTTCATCGGTTCCGATGTATTTCTCCTTGTTATTCGGATCTCTCAAGGACACCTGCGCGGTGAAATTCTCGAAACTCAACGCTTTGAATATCGTGAAAATAATGTCGATTACTTTCTTGAATTCCTCTTTCAACTGATCGGGCGTACAGAATAAGTGGGCATCATCCTGCGTAAACCCGCGAACCCTTGTCAACCCGTGCAATTCCCCGCTCTGCTCGTAGCGATATACCGTACCGAATTCTGCAAAACGAACCGGAAGATCTTTATAAGACCGCGGTTTGAATTTGTACATCTCGCAGTGGTGCGGGCAGTTCATCGGTTTCAACATGAATTCCTCCCCTTCTTGCGGGGTCGTGATGACCTGAAAACTATCCTTACCGTACTTCTGGAAGTGTCCCGAAGTCTTGTACAAATTCACGTTACCGATATGCGGGGTGATCACCTGCTCGTAACCGTACTTCTTCTGTACCTTGCGCAAGAAGGCTTCCAGACGATCTCTCAACATGGCTCCCTTCGGCAACCACATCGGAAGTCCCGAACCAACTGCTTGCGAGAACATGAACAACTCCATCTCCTTACCAATCTTACGGTGATCGCGTTGTTTTGCCTCCTCCATCAATACCAGCCATTCGTCCAGCATTTTTTGTTTCGGGAAAGTGATACCGTATATACGGGTTAACATCTTGTTATGTTCGTTCCCTCTCCAGTATGCCCCGGCAACAGAAGTCAACTTGATAGCCTTGATATAGGATGTATTGGGCAAGTGCGGTCCGCGGCACAAGTCCGTGAAGTCACCTTGACGGTAATACGTGATTGTTCCGTCTTCCAAATCGTTGATTAACTCTACTTTATATGTTTCATTGAGCGATGAAAAATGATTCAACGCCTCTTGCTTACTAACGTCTATCCTGCAATACTCCTCGTTTTTTCTTGCCAATTCCAACATTTTCTTCTCGATCTCCACCAAATCTTTCTCTTGGATAGCAACACCTTCTCCCGGATCCACGTCATAGTAGAAACCATTTTCAATTGCCGGACCGATACCGAACTTGATATTCGGGTAAATAGCCTGCAAAGCTTCTGCCATAAGGTGTGCAGATGAGTGCCAGAAAGCATGGCGTCCCTCTTCATCGTCCCATGTATATAGCTTAATCTCGGAGTCTGTTGTTATACCGCGCATCAAATCCCACGTGACGCCATTTACGGATATAGACAACACTTCCTTAGCCAGCTTATGGCTAATCGACTTAGCTATGTCCATGCCGGTTACCCCGGACTCGAACTCTTTTACATTCCCATCGGGAAATTTAATCTTTACCATTCTGCTTTCTTTTAGTTATTACTTTTTGTAATTTACGAACCGCAAAATTATAAAAAAACATCGGAATATCAAAGAAAAAGCCCGGCTTAAACACGTCTCTTGTCTTGAAAAAGAAACAGACACGAGGCATGTTCGAGAACGACCCCGGATGTTATTTAATAAATGTAAATATTCGCTATTATTTATCTACTTTATTGCATTCACATTGTGACCCGCTCCCATTCCACTCCCATCCCTCCCCTATTCCCCTCCTATTAATATTGAAAATATATTAAATTATAATATAATATACAAACGAGCTGGTTAATGTATGACAACAAGTAAATACATAAAATATAAATAATTGATTTACAATATATTGCCTAACAATATTTGTATTTTTCTAAAAAAAGGTAACGTGTAGATGTTAGCTCGGGAAAAAATGAGAGACGAACTCAAAAGTCATGCTCAAAGCGGCAACCTTCCCTAATCCCTCCTTACTCGGAAGAGGGAACCGCTTGGTAATCAACCCTTCCCCTGTGTAAGAGGAAATTAAAAACTAAAAGATAAAAGGTGTCGGCTCGCACACTGGAATCTAAAATTGACAAAGCTATTCCTGCCCATGTAATTTATTAAATAAAATGGCCAAGTTCGTGTATATCGTCGTGTTCTGCACGGCAATATGGGCAGGCACTTTAATCCGGGCCGGGGTAAAATTCCAAATAGCCTTAATCCCCCAAGCAACCATTAAATCGGCCACGTTCTGGGCACATTCGGCCGGAACGGTAATGATACCTATCGCCACGTTACATTCTCCCGGCATTCCCCGGAACTGGTCCACGTGAAAAATCTCGACATCATTAATCTTGGTCCCGATTTTAGACTTGTCCACGTCGAAAGCCTTCTGTATATTCAACCCAAAATTTCTCAATCCCTTATCCTGCAACAAGGCACATCCTAACGAACCTGCCCCAACCAGAAAAGCGTTATTAATCTTGTTGAAACCAAGAAAGTCATCCAGTATCTCCACGAAATTATCCACCTCGTAACCCACACGAGTTTTACCGGAGATACCGGTATGCGACAAATCTTTCGTCACTTGCGTGGCGTCTATTTCCATGTATTCGGCAATCCTTGTCGATGAGACGTATTTCTCTCCCTGCTTTTGCAATGTCTTCACGAAAGAAAGATACGCGGGCATCCGTCTCAAGACCGGAACTGGAACAACTTTACTATCATTAGCCATATAACGTTCTATAATTTCTGCAAAGTTATATCTTTTCGGCGAAATCCGACACAAAGAATTTGCATTATTTCTTTTCTGCCGTTTCCGGGCGACCAATACCTTTGGCAGACACAACCATACTACACTCCCCGTTAAACACCGCCCCGACTTCAACAACCATGGTTGCCGCAGAGATCGTTCCCTTCACGTTTGATTTTGCCCTTAACACGACAATACCGGTTGAAACGATATCCCCCTCCACGTTCCCGAACACGTCAATATTCGGAGAATTAACTTTTCCCGAAACACGAGAAGAAGGCCCGAGCACCAAACGCCCATCAGTACGAACTGTCCCGACAAGCGTGCCGTCAATCCGTATATCCCTTGGCGTTTGAATATCTCCCTCCACGACGACACCTTCATTCAAAAGATTCAAGATTGCCTGTACTTCCTTTCCCATATTTTTATTTCATTTTATTTCCCAAATGCGACACATACGTTACTTCGATAATTAGCACGTTTTCTTATCATGACATACTAATTCCGGGTTTAAAGTTAGTGAAATTTCGTCAAATACATACACCATCTCTTCCGACACACACTCACTCTTCACCTCACGCCCCACGCTCGTCAGATGAAATAGACGAAAAGAATACACCACACAGCCTACATTTCTCAAATTTATTCCACATTTGCACGCAATCAAAAACCCATGCTTCTTATATATTATTAACATTTTCATCCTCAAACACACGCCTTTTTCCACTGAAAAGAAATATCAAAGCCTGAACTCACACCCACCGTATATTTTTACTATTTTTGCCCGCTCAATAGAATGAACCAGTTTATTTAAAAGAATATACATGAACTACAAGGAAACATTAGAATGGTTGTTTGCCCAACTTCCCATGTATCAAAGAGAAGGTAAGGCCGCGTACAAAGCCAATCTGGACAACACGTTAAAACTGGATGAACACTTCGGTTCTCCGCACAAACAATTCAAGACCATCCACGTGGGGGGTACAAACGGTAAGGGTTCGGTGTCTCACATGCTAGCCTCCATATTACAGGAAGCCGGGTATAAAACCGGACTATACACGTCACCGCACTTGAAAGATTTCCGCGAACGTATCAAAATAAACGGGGAGATGATCACGGAACAATACGTGATCAATTTCGTGGAAGAGAATAAATCCCTTTTCGCCGGGATCAAACCGTCCTTCTTCGAGATGACAGTGGCCATGGCCTTTCAATATTTCGCAGACCAGCAAGTTGATATTGCTGTTATCGAAGTCGGACTTGGCGGACGACTGGACTCCACGAATATCATTACCCCTCTGGCCTCGGTGATCACGAATATTTCATTCGATCACATGGCCCTTCTCGGTGACACGCTTGAAAAAATCGCACACGAAAAAGCGGGGATTATCAAACCCGGTGTTCCCGCGATCATCGGAACGAAAGACCCTGCCAGTGATTTTGTCTTCATTGAAAAAGCAAAAGAGTGTGAAACCACCCTTGAATTTGCATCCGAAAACTGGCAAGTAACACGGGATAATGAAAACGCCTACCGGCTGGAAAACAAAAACGGGATCGTGTTTGTCCCCGTGCAAGCAGACTTGAAAGGACTTTATCAACGAAAAAACATTCCGGCCGTTCTGGAAACGGTTCTAAGCTTAAGAAACAATGGTTTACATATCTCCGATCAAAACATATATAACGGCATAGCCAACACGATTCGCAACACGGGATTACTTGGACGTTGGCAAGAATTATCACAAACGCCCTATACGGTATGCGACACCGGACACAACATCGATGGACTGACCGAGATTGTCGCCCAATTAAAAACCTGCACGTATGAAAAACTCCATTTCGTGATCGGTATGGTAAACGACAAGGACGTGGACAGCGTGTTGCACATCCTGCCAAAAGACGCTATTTATTATTTCTGCAAAGCATCCATACCCAGAGCCATGGATGAGAAAACTTTAGCCGAGAAAGCCCGGGCAAATCATCTCCACGGGGAAACCTTCCCGACAGTTGCAGCTGCTTATCAAGCCGCTCGTGAAGCCGCCAGCAACCGGGATATGATATACATCGGGGGAAGCACTTTTGTCGTCGCGGAAGTGGTTTAAAAAAACTTATAAACTAAAGAGTGTCAAAACAAATTTTGACACTCTTTTTACTACACGAAAAATCAAACTATAAACTTTGTCTTATTCCTTTTTAGGAGTTTCTTTTTGCGCTTTAAATACCGCAATCACGTTATTACTATCTTTCAACGTCAACTTATCATTCTTTATGATAAAACTCTTCGTATCTTCCAGAACCTTGAAAAAACTTGTTTCAATATCCATATCAGGGCAAGCCATCTTGGTTGCTCCCATACCGCTAAAAGTTAATTGCGACTCGTTTTGTTCGTAAACTCCAAAAAAGCGATTACATCCCGCCCTTCCAAATACTTTCTTATCACTGCTTTCAAGCGTGATGAACACCTCGCTCCCACCTTCCTTGAACTTAATCTCTTTCCCGTTCAAACTCTCCGCAACCCATTTCACCCCGGTCAGAGAAACGCTCTCCTTTGCCGACTTGCACGAAGTCATCCATATTGCTAATACACAATAAAAAAATATTCCTTTCATAATTCAATCACCATTTTGGATAATTAGTACTCATTAGTTTTCTCATTCTTTTCTACAAATACCATGCCAAAAGGGAATTTCATCAATAAACCTCACCTCATTCAAAC
Proteins encoded in this region:
- the lepB gene encoding signal peptidase I, yielding MSRILTNKWFKLGCVLFVYLLWTLWIGSWWLLLGVPVLFDIYITKKVHWAFWKKKGVEKQTKTVEWIDALIFAIIAATLIRMFFFEAYTIPTSSMEKSMLVGDYLFVSKVAYGPKLPNTPLSVPFTHHTLPFTQSTKAYSDLIQWPYKRIAGLGEIKREDIVVFNFPAGDTVVVGRENPDYYSQIRGQEAAIRYVAQEKGLSVTPEEAWSIARKQIWRENEIIARPVDKRENYIKRCVGIPGDVLEMKDAVLYVNGKKLEDKDKMQYNYDIIVNSPFNKVKLQEMGISMEDINGGYMGNNHYVLPLTVEMVEKIKKMPNVLSVNHQEDDGQIFPYSPNYPWTRDNFGPLPIPKKGETIDLTLENLPLYDRIIGAYEENKLEVKDSVIYINGAPADKYTFKMDYYWMMGDNRHNSADSRYWGFVPEDHIVGKAYFIWLSLDKDKSFLGKIRWNRIFRFIH
- a CDS encoding PhoH family protein; protein product: MAKTKNKKTFVLDTNVILHDYRSIYNFEDNDIVIPITVLEELDKFKRGNDQINYHAREFVRELDQISGSDFFQKGAPLGKGRGRLFIQTGVPFSPKMNDSFSEDIPDHRILAIAEYVTEKREGEKVVLVSKDMNLRMKARSLGILAEDYKTDQVKDLEMSLNKCIETKEDFSQELIAKLYESGEAGVPVETFFPKEEIKGNNYYILKNGSNSVLACYDPVRKVVRKVEKLNTFGIYPKNSEQAFALDALMNPNISLVALSGKAGTGKTLLALAAALQQNKAFEQIYLARPIVALSNKDLGYLPGDVNEKVSPYMQPLFDNLAVIKHRYNMHSQENRLIEDMLKDERLVISALAYIRGRSLSNVFFIVDEAQNLTPHEVKTIITRAGEGVKMVFTGDIDQIDSPYLDRQSNGLSHLFDRMQGQDIFAHVHLEKGERSYLAEVASNLL
- the rpmI gene encoding 50S ribosomal protein L35, with protein sequence MPKMKSVSSAKKRFTLTATGKIKRKHAFKSHILTKKATKRKRNLTHTAIVDVANDATVRKMLCI
- a CDS encoding polymer-forming cytoskeletal protein, whose amino-acid sequence is MGKEVQAILNLLNEGVVVEGDIQTPRDIRIDGTLVGTVRTDGRLVLGPSSRVSGKVNSPNIDVFGNVEGDIVSTGIVVLRAKSNVKGTISAATMVVEVGAVFNGECSMVVSAKGIGRPETAEKK
- a CDS encoding redox-sensing transcriptional repressor Rex; translated protein: MANDSKVVPVPVLRRMPAYLSFVKTLQKQGEKYVSSTRIAEYMEIDATQVTKDLSHTGISGKTRVGYEVDNFVEILDDFLGFNKINNAFLVGAGSLGCALLQDKGLRNFGLNIQKAFDVDKSKIGTKINDVEIFHVDQFRGMPGECNVAIGIITVPAECAQNVADLMVAWGIKAIWNFTPARIKVPAHIAVQNTTIYTNLAILFNKLHGQE
- the rplT gene encoding 50S ribosomal protein L20; the encoded protein is MPRAKNAVASRARRKKVLSQTRGNFGARKNVWTVAKNTYEKGLTYAYRDRKKKKSEFRALWIQRINAAVRMEGLSYSKFMGLVHKAEVNMNRKVLADLAMNQPEAFKAIVAKVKELA
- the thrS gene encoding threonine--tRNA ligase — protein: MVKIKFPDGNVKEFESGVTGMDIAKSISHKLAKEVLSISVNGVTWDLMRGITTDSEIKLYTWDDEEGRHAFWHSSAHLMAEALQAIYPNIKFGIGPAIENGFYYDVDPGEGVAIQEKDLVEIEKKMLELARKNEEYCRIDVSKQEALNHFSSLNETYKVELINDLEDGTITYYRQGDFTDLCRGPHLPNTSYIKAIKLTSVAGAYWRGNEHNKMLTRIYGITFPKQKMLDEWLVLMEEAKQRDHRKIGKEMELFMFSQAVGSGLPMWLPKGAMLRDRLEAFLRKVQKKYGYEQVITPHIGNVNLYKTSGHFQKYGKDSFQVITTPQEGEEFMLKPMNCPHHCEMYKFKPRSYKDLPVRFAEFGTVYRYEQSGELHGLTRVRGFTQDDAHLFCTPDQLKEEFKKVIDIIFTIFKALSFENFTAQVSLRDPNNKEKYIGTDENWEKAESAIIEAAAEKGLKTTVELGEAAFYGPKLDFMVKDAIGRKWQLGTIQVDYNLPERFELEYTGADNQKHRPVMIHRAPFGSMERFVAVLIEHTGGKFPLWLTPDQVVVLPISEKYNDYAQKVVNFLNNSDIRTVLDDRNEKIGRKIRDNELKKIPYMLIVGEQEMNENKVSVRRQGEGDKGSMTTEEFAEMINKEVEAQLNSIYNE
- the infC gene encoding translation initiation factor IF-3 — protein: MEIRGRGQNDKPQHRVNEQIRAASVRVVGENVEAGVYPLKEALAMAEAAGADLVEISPNADPPVCRIIDYSKFLYQLKKKQKEIKAKSVKVVVKEIRFGPQTDDHDFNFKLKHAIGFLQEGAKVRAYVFFKGRSILFKDQGADLLERFVNALEDYGKLESAPMLEGKKMIVVIAPKK
- the dapB gene encoding 4-hydroxy-tetrahydrodipicolinate reductase, giving the protein MKIALLGYGKMGKTIERVARNRGHEVVLIVDENNRAACTDDQLKQADVAIEFTTPIVAVDNYNWCFRNHVPVVSGTTGWLERWSEVMMSREQLGGAFFYASNYSIGVNIFFHLNRWLAQTMARFSDYKVSIEETHHIHKLDAPSGTAITLVKDILKEHPEYSSWVLDEGAVGAGELPIKAKREGEVPGIHTVTYKSNVDEIQIYHSAYSRDGFAQGAVMAAEFLMGKKGVFGMEDLLKI
- a CDS encoding bifunctional folylpolyglutamate synthase/dihydrofolate synthase, coding for MNYKETLEWLFAQLPMYQREGKAAYKANLDNTLKLDEHFGSPHKQFKTIHVGGTNGKGSVSHMLASILQEAGYKTGLYTSPHLKDFRERIKINGEMITEQYVINFVEENKSLFAGIKPSFFEMTVAMAFQYFADQQVDIAVIEVGLGGRLDSTNIITPLASVITNISFDHMALLGDTLEKIAHEKAGIIKPGVPAIIGTKDPASDFVFIEKAKECETTLEFASENWQVTRDNENAYRLENKNGIVFVPVQADLKGLYQRKNIPAVLETVLSLRNNGLHISDQNIYNGIANTIRNTGLLGRWQELSQTPYTVCDTGHNIDGLTEIVAQLKTCTYEKLHFVIGMVNDKDVDSVLHILPKDAIYYFCKASIPRAMDEKTLAEKARANHLHGETFPTVAAAYQAAREAASNRDMIYIGGSTFVVAEVV
- a CDS encoding META domain-containing protein — its product is MKGIFFYCVLAIWMTSCKSAKESVSLTGVKWVAESLNGKEIKFKEGGSEVFITLESSDKKVFGRAGCNRFFGVYEQNESQLTFSGMGATKMACPDMDIETSFFKVLEDTKSFIIKNDKLTLKDSNNVIAVFKAQKETPKKE